The Streptomyces sp. NBC_00335 DNA window TCGCCGGCGGCGGGATCCGGCACAGCGCGGCGGGGGCGGCGCTCGCGGAGTTCGCGCAGGCCACCGGGATCCCGGTCGCCTCCACCCAGGCGGGCAAGGGGGTCCTGCCCTGGGACCACCCCGCCGACGTGGGCGGGATCGGGCACACCGGCACGGCCACCGCCGACGCGCTGGCCCGCGAAGCCGATCTGGTGATCGCCGCCGGGACCCGGCTCACCGATTTCACCACCGCCTCCGCGACGCTGTTCCAGCACCCCGGGGTGCGCTTCCTCGGGCTCAACCTCGACCCGTACGACGCCCACAAGCTCGCCGCCCGCCCCCTGGTCTGCGATGCGCGGGAGGGCCTGGAGGAACTCCGGGCCGCGGTCGCCGGGTACCGGGTGGACCCCCCGTACGAGACGGCGTACAAAGAAGGGAAGAGGGCGTGGGAGCGGCTGGTCGACCGGGCGTACGCGGCTCCCGACGAGGACGGCGTCCCGACGCAGGCACAGGTGCTGGGTCTGCTGGACGGCCTCGTCGACGGCGACGACATCCTGATCAATGCCGCCGGTTCGCTCCCCGGGGACCTGCACAAGCTGTGGCGGGCCCGCTCCGCGGACCAGTACCACGTCGAATACGGGTACTCCTGCATGGGCTACGAGATCCCCGCCGCGATCGGCACCGCCCTGGCCGCCCCCGGGCGGCCGGTGTGGGCGCTGGTCGGCGACGGGACGTACCTGATGAATCCGACCGAGATCGTCACCGCCGTGCAGGAAGGGATCCCGGTCAAGCTGGTGATCCTCGACAACCACGGGTACGCCTCGATCGGCGGCCTGTCGGACGCGGTGGGCGGCGAGGGGTTCGCCACCGCCTACCGCTTCCGGGCGGTGGACGGTTCGTACAGCGGTGCGCCCCTGCCGGTGGATCTCGCGGCCAACGCGGCTTCCCTCGGAATGGCCGTGATCCACCCCCGCACCATCGGTGACCTGCGCAAAGCCCTCGCCGAGGCGCGGTCGGCGGACCGTCCCACATGTGTCTACGTGCAGACCCGAACACCCGACACTGTGTCGGGCCCGCCCCCCGCACAGGCGTGGTGGGATGTCCCTGTGGCCGAGACCGCGACCCGTACGTCGGCGGCCAAGGCCCGAGAAGAGTACGACCGGCAAGCCGCGCAGCGACGTCGCCATCTGTGAAGGAGTTAGGCATGAAGACCGTCAACCACTGGATCGGTGGCAAGACCGTCGAGGGCGCGTCGGGCAACTACGGCCCGGTCACCGACCCGGCCACCGGCGAGGTCACCACCCAGGTCGCCCTCGCGTCCGCCGACGAGGTCGACGCGGCCGTACAGGTCGCCAAGGAGGCGTTCCTGTCCTGGGGGCAGTCCTCGCTGGCCGCCCGCACCAAGGTGCTGTTCGCCTACCGCGCCCTGCTGGACGCCAACCGCGACGCGATCGCCGACCTGATCGTCGCCGAGCACGGCAAGGTGCACTCCGACGCGCTGGGCGAGGTCGCCCGAGGCCTGGAGATCGTCGAGCTGGCCTGCGGGATCACCGTGCAGCTCAAGGGCGAGCTGTCCACCTCGGTCTCCAGCCGCGTGGACGTCTCCTCGATCCGCCAGCCGATCGGCGTGGTCGCGGGCATCACCCCGTTCAACTTCCCGGCGATGGTGCCGATGTGGATGTTCCCGCTGGCCGTGGCCTGCGGCAACACCTTCATCCTCAAGCCGAGCGAGAAGGACCCCTCGGCCTCCACGCTGCTGGCGCAGCTGGCGAGCCAGGCCGGTCTGCCGGCGGGCGTGCTGAACGTGGTCCACGGTGACAAGGTCGCCGTCGACGCGCTCCTCTCGCACCCCGACGTCGCGGCCGTCTCCTTCGTGGGCTCGACCCCGATCGCCCGCCACATCCACACCACCGCCTCCGCCAACGGCAAGCGCGTGCAGGCCCTGGGCGGCGCCAAGAACCACATGCTGGTGCTGCCGGACGCCGACCTGGACGCCGCCGCCGACGCGGCCGTCTCCGCCGCCTACGGCTCCGCCGGTGAGCGCTGCATGGCCATCTCGGCCGTGGTCGCCGTCGGTTCCATCGCCGACACCCTCGTGGACAAGATCCGCGAGCGCGCCGAGAAGATCAAGATCGGCCCCGGCAACGACCCGACCTCCGAGATGGGCCCGCTGATCACCGCGGCCCACCGCGACAAGGTCGCCTCGTACGTGACGGGCGCGGCCGCCCAGGGCGCCGACGTGGTCCTGGACGGCACCGGCTACACGGTGGAGGGCAACGAGAACGGCCACTGGATCGGCCTCTCGCTGCTGGACAACGTCAAGACCGACTCCGACGCCTACCGCGACGAGATCTTCGGCCCGGTGCTGTGCGTGCTGCGCGTGGACACCTACGAGGAGGGCGTGGCGCTCATGAACGCCTCGCCGTTCGGCAACGGCACCGCCATCTTCACCCGCGACGGCGGCGCCGCCCGCCGCTTCCAGCTGGAGATCGAGGCCGGCATGGTCGGCGTCAACGTGCCGATCCCGGTGCCGGTGGGCTACCACTCCTTCGGTGGCTGGAAGGACTCGCTCTTCGGCGACCTGCACATCTACGGCAACGACGGCATCCAGTTCTACACCCGGGGCAAGGTCGTCACGACCCGCTGGCCCGACCCGTCGGACGCCCCGGCCGGAGTCGACCTCGGCTTCCCGCGCAACCACTGACGGGAGTCCCCGGCCGCAGACCCGGCCGGGCGCACGCCTCGTAGGACCGCTCGCCCCCCGCAACCCTCACCGCGGGGGGCGAGCCCGTTTCCGGGCCGGCCCTGAAGCGGAGCGGCCGGGCTCAGAACAGCGACCAGACGTCCGCCGCCGCCGTGTGCGACCAGAGGGGGTCGCCGTGTCCGTACCCCGGGACGACGGCGAAGCGGACGCGGCGCGGCTGCGGGCCCTCGCCCGCCCGGATCAGCCGGGCGCCGCGCGTGTGGTCGCCGCGGCCCAGTTCGCTGTTGATCCACACCACTTCGGCGGAGATCCGCTCCCAGTCGATCGCGTACGTCTTCTCGTCGCCGGCCCAGACCGCGGCCAGGTCCCGCAGCAGGGCGTCCGGGATCAGCCCGCTGCCGAGGGCGGCGGTGGCCGCGTGCCAGGTGGCGAGCGTGGTGTGGGCGAGGCCGAAGCGGTCAGCGGCCGGGGTGGCCCCGAAGGAGTACGAGCCCGCGGCGTGGCCCTGCGTGTAGATCCAGTTCGCCGGGCCGGGCAGCAGGGAGGTGCGGACCAGGGCGAAGTGGGCGAGCCCGGCGTGGGTGAAGCGGAGCTCCGGGTCCGGGGGCCAGGGGACCTCCGAGGGGCCCGCCGGATCCGTGACGGCCCGGGCGAGCAGCCCCGCCAGACCCGGGTCCGTCGCGTACGTGCCCCGCTCGATCCGGGCCTCGTACGCGGCCTGGGTCTGGGCCGCCCGTACGGCCAGGTCGCCGGAGTAGGGGCCGGTCGTGTCCAGGGCCACCACCCGGGTCAGGCGGGGCGAGTCGTCGTGCGCGGCCGCGTCCAGGGCGAGCAGGGCCCCGGCGGAGTGGCCGACGTACTGGTACGGCAGCCCCAGCGCCCCGTCCAGCGCCTCCACGACGGAGGCCAGATCCCTGCGGTGCGCCGCGAGCCCCCAGTCGCGGCCGATGTCCCGCACGGTCGCGGCGTCCTCGCGCGCGGTGACGCCGACGACGATCAGGCCGTCGCGGCGCAGCCGGTGGGCGAGGTTCAGGTCGGACGGGGTGAAGAAGACGGAGCCGAAGTTCAGTCCGGCGCCCGGCAGGAGGTACGCGATCCCGCGCGGGGTGCGCCGGGTGTCCGCGATCACGTCCACCGTGACCGGGGCCGGACCGCCGTCGTCGAGCGGGAGCGTGAGCCGGATCCAGCCGTCGCCCGGGACGTACACCGCGGTGCCGGTGCCCAGCGTCCGTTCGACGAGGGAGAGCAGCCCGATCCCCGCGTCGGCGGGATCCCCGGGCCGGCCTGCGGGGACCGTTCCGTGCGCGGGCCGGCCGGGCTCCGCTTCGCCGTGCTGTCGTGCCATGTGTGGTGCCTCCCGGCGCCTGCCCCTGCCCGGGGATGGCCGAATGCCGTCCCCCTGGAGGACACCTTCTCCGATCAGCGGACTTCGGCCAAGTCCGGCGCGGGTTCCGGCTGTTCGGCGGCCGCCCGGCGGCGCCGGCGCAGTACCCGGACGGTGATGGCGGCGCCGGCCAGCACCAGGAGGGCGCCGAGTGCGGTCCACGGCACGGCGATGAGATCCGTAGCGGAGGAGGAGACGAGGTCGGGGTAGGCCGAGGCGCCGGCGGTGATGTCGACGGTGACCCAGTCCGACTGGGGCGCGTCCGCCCAGTCCTCGGTCAGCTCGATCCGCTGGCCCGGCAGCAGGACGAGCTTCAGTTCGCGGGCCGGCCGGTCCAGCACCCGGCGGCCGAACAGCCCCTCGGCGGAGACGGTCACCTTCGGCTCGACGACCACGTTGCCCCGGTTGACCAGGGAGTACGTGATCTTGGCGCGGGCGTCCTTGACCCAGGGCAGCAGCGGCGCCGCGCGGCTGATCTTCACGTCCTCCACGCTCAGCCCCGGGGTCACCGGCCCCGGGACCCGGAAGTACAGCCGGGCGCCCACCTGGCGTTTCACCCCGACCTGGACCTTGCCCTCCTGCTGGATGCCCTCCACGGCGGTGTTGAGGGCGACGATCCCGCCCACATGGTCACCGGGCGTCGCGTCCGCCGGGACCTTCACGGAGAACGGGAAGTCCTTGCGCCCCTTGGGCGGCACGGTGACGGTGTTCTTGGTCTCCGGCGGCAGCGCGACCCACGTGCCCACGTCCTTGGGCTTCGTCTCCACCGGCAGCAGCGCGAAGCCGCCGCCCACCGGGGTGTTTACGGCGTCCGTGGCGAATATCTGGAACGTCAGCTCCTTGTCGGAGGAGTTCACGATCGTCGCGCTGTCGCTGATGGTGGTGCCGGCCTCGCCCTGATGGAAGAAGTACGCGCGGTCGGTCATCGCCGCACCGGCCGGGGGTGTCGGGAAGACGCCCCAGGTGCCGTTGTCCGCGGCCGTCGCGGGGAGGGTGGGCAGCAACAGGGCGGCGAGGCCGAGGAGCAGGCCGAGGAGGAGGGTGCGGGTGCGCATGGGCGGTTCTCCAGTCGGGCCGGACGGGGAGGGGATGAGCGCTGGGCGAAGGGGGAGGTGCGCGGAAGGGTGGTGCGGCGAAGGGGTGGTGCGCGGAAGGGTGGTGCGGCGCCGGAGCGCCGCACCACCCGGGTGGAGCGGGGTCGTACGGGTCAGGCGATCGAGAAGGTGACGACCGACTGGTAGGTGTCCGCGAACATGAACGGCGGGAGCTGGATCATTCCGGCTCCGCCGATCTCGAACTCTCCACCGGTCAGGTTGTCGCCGCCCGCGGCCGCCGAGGCGACCTTCAGCGGGACGTCGGAGATCGCACCCGGCGTACCGGTGGTGCAGACGCTCGGGCTGGCCGGGTTGGTCACCTTGCAGGTCGGCTGGATGCCGATCTGTGCCGTGGCCATGGAGTGTCCGGTGACCGAGTTCAGGAAGGGCGTCCGGGTCGCCGAGACGTCCCAGCCGAGGGTCCCGCCGCGGAAGTCCTGGACGGCCATCGCGGTGAACTGACCGACGACCGACTGGGACTTGCCGTTGATGGTGACCGAACCGAAGCTGACGGCG harbors:
- the iolD gene encoding 3D-(3,5/4)-trihydroxycyclohexane-1,2-dione acylhydrolase (decyclizing); this encodes MTPQQATQTVRLTVAQALVRFLSRQYTERDGQRRRLIAATWGIFGHGNVAGIGQALLESGRGEMPFLQGRNEQAMVHAAVGYARQSGRLSAHAVTTSIGPGATNLVTGAALATINRIPVLLLPGDAFATRPADPVLQQLEVPHAGDVSVNDTLRPVSRHFDRVTRPEALIPAALQAVRVLTDPVSTGAVTLALPQDVQAEAYDWPEEFFAERVWGVRRPRPDRTELAAAARAVRGSARPLIIAGGGIRHSAAGAALAEFAQATGIPVASTQAGKGVLPWDHPADVGGIGHTGTATADALAREADLVIAAGTRLTDFTTASATLFQHPGVRFLGLNLDPYDAHKLAARPLVCDAREGLEELRAAVAGYRVDPPYETAYKEGKRAWERLVDRAYAAPDEDGVPTQAQVLGLLDGLVDGDDILINAAGSLPGDLHKLWRARSADQYHVEYGYSCMGYEIPAAIGTALAAPGRPVWALVGDGTYLMNPTEIVTAVQEGIPVKLVILDNHGYASIGGLSDAVGGEGFATAYRFRAVDGSYSGAPLPVDLAANAASLGMAVIHPRTIGDLRKALAEARSADRPTCVYVQTRTPDTVSGPPPAQAWWDVPVAETATRTSAAKAREEYDRQAAQRRRHL
- a CDS encoding CoA-acylating methylmalonate-semialdehyde dehydrogenase; this encodes MKTVNHWIGGKTVEGASGNYGPVTDPATGEVTTQVALASADEVDAAVQVAKEAFLSWGQSSLAARTKVLFAYRALLDANRDAIADLIVAEHGKVHSDALGEVARGLEIVELACGITVQLKGELSTSVSSRVDVSSIRQPIGVVAGITPFNFPAMVPMWMFPLAVACGNTFILKPSEKDPSASTLLAQLASQAGLPAGVLNVVHGDKVAVDALLSHPDVAAVSFVGSTPIARHIHTTASANGKRVQALGGAKNHMLVLPDADLDAAADAAVSAAYGSAGERCMAISAVVAVGSIADTLVDKIRERAEKIKIGPGNDPTSEMGPLITAAHRDKVASYVTGAAAQGADVVLDGTGYTVEGNENGHWIGLSLLDNVKTDSDAYRDEIFGPVLCVLRVDTYEEGVALMNASPFGNGTAIFTRDGGAARRFQLEIEAGMVGVNVPIPVPVGYHSFGGWKDSLFGDLHIYGNDGIQFYTRGKVVTTRWPDPSDAPAGVDLGFPRNH
- a CDS encoding WxL protein peptidoglycan domain-containing protein, producing the protein MRTRTLLLGLLLGLAALLLPTLPATAADNGTWGVFPTPPAGAAMTDRAYFFHQGEAGTTISDSATIVNSSDKELTFQIFATDAVNTPVGGGFALLPVETKPKDVGTWVALPPETKNTVTVPPKGRKDFPFSVKVPADATPGDHVGGIVALNTAVEGIQQEGKVQVGVKRQVGARLYFRVPGPVTPGLSVEDVKISRAAPLLPWVKDARAKITYSLVNRGNVVVEPKVTVSAEGLFGRRVLDRPARELKLVLLPGQRIELTEDWADAPQSDWVTVDITAGASAYPDLVSSSATDLIAVPWTALGALLVLAGAAITVRVLRRRRRAAAEQPEPAPDLAEVR